The genomic stretch GTTTAAGCCCTTAACTGAAGAAGAATTGGCCTTTTTTGATAAGTTGTTAGTGCAAGTGCAGAAGGATCAAGAAATTGCCTTTGTTTGTCCCAATAATGATATTGCTTCTTACCATAAAGAATTGGATGCCTATGCTGCAGAAATACTTAAACTTAATCCCCCATTTGTTCCTGACATTCCACAAGATTTGGAGGATCAATGCCCCCTTTTCTCTGAAGATTTTTATAGCTATTGATATATTCATTCCTGATTAATTTCAAACTGTGCTAATTAAATGTTTTGCTGTGATAATATGATGCTGTTATTTGTCTATTGAGAAGTAATGATGTTCTTAGTTTGTTTATGAAAATACAAAAGGAGGGAGCGTGTACTATAGCAAGCGTGATTTAGGCTAGTATAATTTAGCGGACACATGCACTATATATTAATTGAATTTAATGTATATCTAATGATAGTGTAATAAATTATTCTCCAGAAAATGTTTTCCTTCTTACCAAACACACCTAAATGCGTAACAATTTCGCAAAATCGTACGGCGGTAGCTCTGTTTTTTCTTAAAGCTTTACGTTTTACGAATATGGAGAAATGGCAACTTTGTAATAATACCTAAATCCAGGACCTATTTAATCATGCTAACCATTTTGCCTTTATTGATGTTCGATTTTAATGCTACTAAATTCACCTTTAAGATTTAATGGTCTCCAATTTCGCTGAACAAGACGTCATCGAAGGGTATTCATAGTATAATTCTATGAATTGTGTAAATAATATTTACACAATAATGCATAATTAAAGATATACACGTAAAAGAAAGTGAAGACTAGTGTATATTTCCTTTATGTGGACCTCAACTATGACTTTTTGGGTTCCAAATATCTCTTTCCAAAAGGTCATTTCCAACACTTGACCACCACAGACACAGTTTGTTCTTGTTTCCATATTCACGTGTAAGTACAATCTAATCTGAAGTTGGCGTCATTCATTCTTGGACTTATATAGCTAGATATACTGGTCTTTTATGTAAGCTCTGAACTGGTCTTGCATTTGCCTCAAATCCctgttttttaaataatttttttttaaaaaaaataaaagaaaattaacaAATCAAAACCTAAATGAGATTTACTCATAATTGCTTTGCATTTTAAAGTACACTATTAGGGTATATATATAAGTCGTAACATGTTAAAATacgtaaaaaaaataaaattgcatTATCAGTTTATATAAGTTAAACCGTAAATACATTATCAACAAACACATTTTATTTCTAACCTTATGGAAAACGGCAAGTCCGTAATATACGAAAAGTTTTCAAGATTTATAGATGTCGAATAAAATTTGTTGAAGTTAGGACGATTAAATGAGAAGTAATACTTACATCATGAACAGCACTTCTATATGCCATCAATTGTTCCATAGAAACAGTCCTTGCCTACATTAGCCAATAAAGAAGAAATAAGATACTAAGGGAGTAATTAATTTAGAATTTCATGTATTATAAATATGCAGTTAGGAATAATTCAGCAAAATTAATAGAAATTAGACCTAAAACGTACCATTCCAAATATAAAAACATTTGAGaagatgaaaaaataaaaatggataCCTTGGGGAGTACATTCCAAGTGATACCCTCAGTGCAAGGAGGAACAGTGAGTGAACCAATGTATCGATAGAAAGGTTCATCGCCGACCCCAAGTTGTTGAGGATCAACCCATCCCAATTTCAGACCCTTATCATCAACTGTCTCGATGTGATGCATTAACTGGTACAAGAGAAAAAAATGTTAAGTTTACATGCAAAATAAGGTAACTAAGGAGAAAGAAACAGAGAAAAAAAATTAGAAGAGGATTTGTCTAATAATTTGTTACGTACTCCTAGTATTTTTTCTTGACCTTTTCCTTATTCATGTAAGTTGTGGTAATAGTGAAATGAATTTAAAGAACATCAACATAGTATAATTAGGATATGAAATAGAAGGAAGAATAGCTAGAAGAATTAATACAAATTAAATGATTTGGATCATTACCTCCTCAAAGAAAGGGTTAGGGCTTCCAATTTTGAAAGGTATTGCAACCACAGCTATTTTCCCATCAGCACTCTGATGAACCATGTGCGCCTCCATTGCAAAGCTGCAAATATCAATATTGTCCTAAAGTTTTTAAGGTTTTGGCACACTCACtaagaaaattatatattttctcATTAAGGATTATTCAGAGTAGATTTGGACAAAAATCATTAATGCCTTCTTATCTTGAATTTGACTAAAATGATACTTATGTTAGACCAAATGGAATTGATAAGCTAGTATAATGAGACAAACCATTTATTATTAAGTTTGTGCTCAGAAGGAGTATGCCAGTGACATTGTTGTAATTTATACTCAGTACCATCAATATTGATATATCCTGCATCTCCTTCCCATTGCAACTGCCAAAAattaatagtttttttttttttttgagcaaaccaaaaaaaaataaaaaaaggccAAAAATTAATAGTTGGATTCACTGAAACTGTATAATTACAGGCaaatctctattaaattaaataaaaagaaaactttACATGGTCAGACtcagtgtatatatatatataccttaaTATCATGACCTCTGTTAATAATAATAGCAGGTGCGACTTTGTAGTTTGGTTTCAAATGTTGGAGAGCAGTGGTAACCGTCACAGTTTTGTTACGGATATTAACTGGAGACTGAAATTTGCCAGTAGTACATAGTGTCCATTCTGGTTTAAGGTTACCCCAATTCTCTGGTCCTTCGTTGGTTCCCAACAGGTAAGTGAATTTTGACTCATCATCTGGTGTTtcacacacaaaagaaaaaaaatatcatatacatataagaattagagaagaagaagaaataaataTCATTGcagaatgaagagagagaaaaacgcttttattttgtttctcttgTTTAACATAATCCAGCCACCTTAGTAAGCCCTTTttattgaaaagaaaaattaTGTCACCTAGTAAATGAATATCAACGAGAAGAAAAATGTTCGAGCTTTTCATGTGATCATTTCCACCACAACAAAGTTAAATGTTAGGACATATTATTAAAGTATAAAATTATGTATTTGTCGTGCACTATGAAAAATTAATTGGCTATACTTTGATTCAATCTCAGAGACAAACCTTCATTAGTCCTATACTTCTATTGCAAAAAACAATAGGTTTTTTTTTTTCCATCTATACCAATACTTGTACGGGCGAAAGGTGGCAGAATTTAGTAATGCAAATTGACTCGATTGAACATCGATCACCGTTATAAACAtacatactccctccgtttcaaattATATAAGGTGCTTTCTTTTTTAGtagtttgtttcaaaataaatgacacatttctaaatttgaaaataatttaactttaaactcttcattgtaCTCGATTTACTCTTAATGAGAAGCATTTATAATCATACAAATGTCATGGTCCCACAAAACTTTTACCCTTTAAGCTTTTAAAATCACAAGTTTTTAAAGGtcttttgttttccttaaattctgtaccgagtcaaactaccttatctaaattgaaacggagggaataTAAAATATCTAGTATATTGATAAAACAAAACCAAATAGAGTACATAAGAAGGTGAAATAGTAAATATGAGAAAGGGATTAATGAAAGATAATTTATACCAACTTCATTATCATCATGAGCACTGCAAAAGGTCTGTGATGAAAGAAACAGAAAGGCAAACACAACTGGGACAAAACTTGGCTTGGCCATGATTTAATTTACGGTTGCACTAGGTTTCTCAGCCACTACGTGGCGGCGGTTCACGGTGGCAATGGTGTTGCTGGAGGCcccttttaaaatttaaaaaaaaaaaagaagtttttagTGTTAATATACAAAAGGTGCCAGCTTTCCAGCAAGCCAGCAGTTAAAAAATTAaatggaaggaaaaaaaaaatgaacttTATATAGAAGAGTGGTGCGTTATTAATTAAAGACCTCTTGATTTGTGGGGATATGAGGAATTAAAACAGCGAATGAAACGGGGATGCAGTGAATTACAATAGTATAATGTAAAAGACCTCTAAATTTTGACAAGACTAACGCTTCACCACTggataatatttatttattcagttACACAATTAAAAGCTTTCCAGCTAGTATAGTAAGCATGCAGAAAAATATCTTTTTATCAAGAGAAATCTTACCTCCCTGTTGCAAGATTCTCTGATTGTTTTGATGCCCAATTACACAATTCTTCAGGAATAGAATGTGATCAGAATCAGACTATAATATATCGTAACCAAAAATAGTACAGTAACACAGATATTTTCAAAAGCAACTAAGTAATAATTAATTGTAGAATCATATTTAAATATAACTGTTAATAttattgtttaccctaaaaaatgGATAACAACTGAATTTATActgtggttttaaggacacgtgatttaCTTAGCACAAACTGAGAAAAAAAGTAAATTGATACTGAAATTAACTGCAAATATAAATAAAGCAAACCAAATGAGATGTATAGCTTTGATCCTTGAGCTAGGTTGCCTTCGAATCAAGTGAATATTTCACCGAAAAGATGAACAAAATGACAGAAATATTGAAAGCTTAAGAGAAAGAGAATATATTGTTTTAAGTAACGTGACTATGATGCCTTTTACAAATGGTTAGActctctttatatagtaggggagtcctactcttggtacaattctaaatacagtaagaaatcctatgattggctaattaatcggcctcttcttgatacaTGTCGAGACTTGCACCGTGATCCTCGCCCGATTGCGGATATTTCGTCTTTACGCTATTCGACCTAGTAAGCTTCCCTCGATCTCTATCTTATTCGGTCCCGATAATGATCGATATCGATCTCATTCGGTCTCGCTTTTAGTCGGTCTCGATCTCAATCGGTCTCATGGTCTCGAGCTTGACAATCTAACCCTGCACTATAGTTTGATATAAATCGAAGCCGATCCTTAACTTATCATGCTCCACCCTCGATCAGTTGCACAAAAAGGGAaagcccgattttgaccgtatatagatagtcccctcattttttggAGAGTAATGACAAGAAACGATTTGAGTCCTCGATCTTCGCCTCGATACATCATGACGTAAGCAACAGGGATAAATGAAACGTCTTGTCGGTACGGTTGCCCAGGCACTAATGCGCGTTAGTCGACGGTCGGCCATTATCGGCTTTGAACCGTCGTTGGGAAATTATAGATACCCTCCTTCTTAACTTTTCAAACTTTATTTTCAAATCTTCTTTCACTTTAATCTTCAAAATCTTGTGTCTTCCTCAAAGCTTTGTATTCTCATATCCCTGAGTTTCATCACAAAATACCAAGCACTCCTCCAAAGTTTCACTCTTCTTTACTCACCAAAGCAAAAATGGCTAAGACTTTAAAAACCGTTCTACGAAAGGAGACTGTTTCATCGTCACGGTCGGCCGGTGAGGGACCGGCAGCGGAGCCACGCCCTGAAGAGATTTTCCTAGAGGATATGTTCCCGATTCTGATTTTAAGGTTGAAAAAACTTCTTGGTGTCGGGCCGATGCGACTCGGTATCGAGGTATATATGCTCGATAACTGAAAACTCCTCTTCCAAGTTAAAAAGATTGCAATTGCGGTAAAAAAATACGTGGTGGTGCCAGCTCCAGAAGAAGCAATCACCACCCATGTGGAAGggttcttaagtgtttacacttaccccttcacgttGGGTCCCCTTGATCTGATCATCATAGATTTTGCAAGAAATACGAGGTGACCCTCGGTTAAATTTATGcctctttctggaggatagtgaTACTACTCAGTTTCTTCTCAAGCAAAGTCAATGGGCTTCCCTTCACCCTCGACTACCTCATACGCCTATATAGCCCTCGACTCTATCGAGGAGGACTAATAAAGCTTCAACGTTGAGCCACTAGGGCACCTTTCTCGAGCATAGATGAAGACAAAAACCTAGGCTGGATGGGCCGATTTGTTTGAGTGAAGACTTAGACTTGATCCCGGTCGAAAGTATGCCATTTCCCAAGAAATGGAATATGAAACGTAAGTATAATTCCATCCTTAGCTTCTGtttattttcttcattctttCACCCTTTCTTATCAGTGTACTTGATATAGTCATTGCTTGGATGCCGGGTGCGGTTCCCCAACTTGAGCACTCGGTCAGGAGCCTAATATCGCAGTCAACGCACGCTAAGCATGCATGGCGCTATTTGGCGAAGGGTCGATGGAAGGATAGTAGTCATGGTAAACCTTTCTTCCTGACTTAATATTTGACCATTATTCGAATATTTTCCCGGGCTTACTCATTTCTTTCCTTTTGTAGGTCTCGGGA from Nicotiana sylvestris chromosome 12, ASM39365v2, whole genome shotgun sequence encodes the following:
- the LOC104221390 gene encoding alpha carbonic anhydrase 4-like isoform X3 — its product is MAKPSFVPVVFAFLFLSSQTFCSAHDDNEVDDESKFTYLLGTNEGPENWGNLKPEWTLCTTGKFQSPVNIRNKTVTVTTALQHLKPNYKVAPAIIINRGHDIKLQWEGDAGYINIDGTEYKLQQCHWHTPSEHKLNNKCFAMEAHMVHQSADGKIAVVAIPFKIGSPNPFFEELMHHIETVDDKGLKLGWVDPQQLGVGDEPFYRYIGSLTVPPCTEGITWNVLPKARTVSMEQLMAYRSAVHDEQMGD
- the LOC104221390 gene encoding alpha carbonic anhydrase 4-like isoform X1; translation: MAKPSFVPVVFAFLFLSSQTFCSAHDDNEVDDESKFTYLLGTNEGPENWGNLKPEWTLCTTGKFQSPVNIRNKTVTVTTALQHLKPNYKVAPAIIINRGHDIKLQWEGDAGYINIDGTEYKLQQCHWHTPSEHKLNNKCFAMEAHMVHQSADGKIAVVAIPFKIGSPNPFFEELMHHIETVDDKGLKLGWVDPQQLGVGDEPFYRYIGSLTVPPCTEGITWNVLPKARTVSMEQLMAYRSAVHDGFEANARPVQSLHKRPVYLAI
- the LOC104221390 gene encoding alpha carbonic anhydrase 4-like isoform X2; the encoded protein is MAKPSFVPVVFAFLFLSSQTFCSAHDDNEVDDESKFTYLLGTNEGPENWGNLKPEWTLCTTGKFQSPVNIRNKTVTVTTALQHLKPNYKVAPAIIINRGHDIKLQWEGDAGYINIDGTEYKLQQCHWHTPSEHKLNNKCFAMEAHMVHQSADGKIAVVAIPFKIGSPNPFFEELMHHIETVDDKGLKLGWVDPQQLGVGDEPFYRYIGSLTVPPCTEGITWNVLPKARTVSMEQLMAYRSAVHDYMWFLP